A section of the Leptolyngbyaceae cyanobacterium genome encodes:
- the trpD gene encoding anthranilate phosphoribosyltransferase, with the protein MTNSPLPIEKSSSDLSLIWTSLLQQLLDRQSLSFEQATQLMQGWLNESIEPVVSGAILAAIQSKGVSAEELAGMAQVLQSLSGNGQSREINQSVPIIDTCGTGGDGASTFNISTAVAFVAAAAGVNVAKHGNRSASSRVGSADVLEALGVNLSADANKVQAALWEVGVTFLFAPGWHPALKVVAPMRRTLKVRTVFNLLGPLVNPLRPTGQVIGVCEANLIGNIAHALRQLRTQKAIVVHGREKLDEAGLADVTDLAILSDGEVEMSSINPQELGLTSAPTAAIKGGDVEENAEILRNVLQGKGNQAQQDVVALNAALALQVSDAIPMGEHTKGIAIAKDILNSGAAWSKLEELVNFLK; encoded by the coding sequence ATGACCAACTCTCCTTTACCCATAGAAAAAAGCTCCTCCGATTTATCCCTAATTTGGACTAGCTTGTTACAACAACTATTAGATCGACAATCCTTATCTTTTGAACAAGCCACGCAGTTAATGCAGGGATGGCTCAATGAGTCGATCGAACCTGTGGTATCGGGAGCAATTTTAGCAGCAATTCAGTCTAAAGGCGTGTCAGCCGAAGAATTAGCAGGAATGGCGCAGGTATTGCAAAGCCTATCAGGTAACGGCCAATCGAGGGAAATCAACCAATCCGTACCGATAATCGATACTTGTGGCACTGGCGGTGATGGGGCGTCAACTTTTAATATTTCGACGGCGGTTGCTTTTGTCGCTGCTGCTGCTGGGGTAAATGTAGCGAAACATGGCAATCGTTCTGCTTCCAGTCGGGTGGGTTCGGCTGATGTTTTAGAAGCTTTGGGCGTTAACTTAAGTGCTGACGCCAATAAAGTACAAGCTGCTTTGTGGGAAGTGGGAGTAACCTTTTTATTTGCACCTGGGTGGCATCCAGCTTTAAAAGTGGTAGCACCGATGCGTCGGACGTTAAAAGTGCGGACGGTATTTAATTTATTAGGCCCGCTGGTAAATCCGCTACGCCCCACCGGTCAAGTAATTGGGGTTTGCGAGGCGAACTTAATTGGTAATATCGCCCATGCTTTGCGTCAATTGAGGACACAAAAAGCGATCGTGGTTCACGGACGAGAAAAACTTGATGAAGCAGGTTTGGCAGATGTGACAGACTTAGCAATCCTGTCTGATGGTGAAGTAGAAATGTCTTCCATCAATCCCCAAGAACTCGGTTTGACTTCCGCACCAACAGCAGCAATTAAAGGCGGTGACGTAGAGGAAAATGCCGAAATATTGAGAAATGTTTTGCAAGGAAAAGGAAATCAAGCGCAACAAGATGTAGTGGCTTTAAATGCTGCTTTAGCACTGCAAGTCAGCGATGCGATCCCGATGGGAGAACATACTAAAGGAATTGCGATCGCTAAAGATATCCTCAATAGCGGTGCTGCTTGGTCGAAGTTGGAAGAATTAGTTAATTTTTTGAAATAG
- a CDS encoding ribonuclease III domain-containing protein, whose translation MPILNFPCSLTQVQVQQLSPTALAYLGDAVYELYIRSCYLLPPKRVESYHSQVVSQVRAEAQAEHLRSLEPHLNETELNILRRGRNAATRGPKRLPPKIYQKATSLETLLGYLYITDPERLNYLLAQLEFDSSLEK comes from the coding sequence ATGCCTATCTTAAATTTCCCCTGCTCTTTAACACAAGTGCAAGTTCAGCAACTTTCACCTACTGCTTTGGCGTATCTGGGAGATGCGGTTTACGAGCTATACATACGTAGCTGTTATCTCCTGCCACCGAAAAGAGTCGAGAGTTATCATAGTCAAGTGGTGTCACAGGTAAGAGCCGAAGCACAGGCAGAGCATTTGCGATCGCTCGAACCACACCTCAACGAGACAGAGTTAAACATTTTGCGGCGAGGACGCAATGCAGCTACCAGAGGCCCAAAGCGATTACCACCAAAAATTTATCAAAAAGCAACAAGTTTAGAAACATTGTTGGGATATTTATATATCACCGATCCTGAAAGATTAAATTACTTACTAGCCCAATTGGAGTTCGACTCCTCTCTAGAGAAGTAA
- a CDS encoding zinc-binding dehydrogenase has translation MAISILAKLGYSVVAFTGKKSQYDYLKSLGAATIISREEANDLSDKALLKERWSGVIDTVGGNTLATIIKSTKYAGCIAACGLVGGAEVNTNVYPFILRGVRLIGIDSVQYPISGRLKIWKKLAAEWKINDLNNMAKPVNLTGIPAQISTILRGEIVGRVLVVHQDE, from the coding sequence ATAGCTATTTCTATATTGGCTAAATTAGGTTATTCAGTTGTCGCATTTACAGGGAAAAAATCGCAGTATGATTATCTTAAATCTTTAGGGGCTGCAACGATTATATCCAGGGAAGAAGCGAACGACCTTAGTGATAAAGCACTGCTAAAAGAACGGTGGAGTGGAGTAATCGATACAGTGGGAGGCAATACTTTAGCAACTATTATTAAAAGCACGAAATACGCTGGTTGTATCGCAGCTTGTGGTTTGGTTGGGGGTGCAGAAGTTAATACTAATGTTTATCCTTTTATTTTGCGAGGAGTACGTTTGATAGGTATTGATTCGGTTCAATATCCTATTTCAGGAAGATTGAAAATATGGAAAAAGTTAGCTGCTGAGTGGAAAATTAATGATTTAAATAATATGGCAAAACCCGTAAATTTAACAGGGATACCCGCCCAAATTAGTACGATTTTACGAGGAGAAATTGTCGGTCGAGTTTTAGTCGTTCATCAAGATGAGTAA
- the rlmB gene encoding 23S rRNA (guanosine(2251)-2'-O)-methyltransferase RlmB, with the protein MATRNRNQEAQGQPNRKKSFKPRLKLNAGKPNTGKPNTGKPNAGKPNTGKPVRVAKGIVRSPKPAEVRNLTLEREVRNLPLETKEKEETDLIYGRQTVLSALENQRSLNRIWILPQLRYDPRFHTLLQQAKANGAVIDEVEAKRLDQICQRGNHQGVVAQVAPYGYIELADLIAKAKSASEQPVLVVLDSITDPQNLGAIIRTAEALGVQGMVIPQRRAVGITSTVIKVASGALENLPVARVVNLSQALEELKTAGFWIYGTAADASMPLHTVKEFYTPTVLVIGSEGEGLSLLTQRCCDFLVSVPLQGKTPSLNASVAAGMALYEIFRRRWSNTLHLKSLKKDSSVQKEG; encoded by the coding sequence ATGGCTACTAGAAATCGCAATCAGGAAGCTCAAGGTCAACCAAATCGGAAAAAGTCTTTCAAGCCCAGGCTAAAGCTGAATGCTGGTAAACCGAATACTGGTAAACCGAATACTGGTAAACCAAATGCTGGTAAACCGAATACTGGTAAACCGGTTCGCGTGGCTAAAGGTATTGTCCGGTCACCTAAGCCTGCGGAGGTACGAAACCTTACTTTAGAAAGAGAGGTAAGAAACCTTCCTTTAGAAACAAAAGAAAAAGAAGAAACAGACTTAATTTACGGTCGCCAAACCGTGCTATCAGCGTTAGAGAATCAACGTTCTCTCAACCGCATCTGGATACTGCCCCAGTTACGCTACGATCCTCGTTTTCATACTTTATTACAACAGGCAAAAGCTAACGGGGCGGTAATTGATGAAGTGGAAGCCAAACGGTTAGACCAAATTTGCCAACGTGGTAATCATCAGGGTGTGGTAGCGCAAGTTGCCCCTTATGGTTACATAGAATTAGCAGATTTGATTGCCAAAGCTAAATCCGCTTCCGAACAACCCGTATTAGTAGTACTCGATAGCATTACCGACCCGCAAAATTTGGGGGCAATTATTCGGACGGCGGAAGCTTTGGGAGTGCAAGGGATGGTGATCCCGCAAAGACGTGCGGTGGGAATTACTTCCACCGTGATTAAAGTGGCTTCTGGTGCTTTGGAAAATTTGCCGGTGGCGAGAGTTGTCAATCTCAGTCAGGCTTTGGAAGAATTAAAGACGGCTGGTTTCTGGATTTACGGGACGGCGGCAGATGCTAGTATGCCCCTACATACGGTGAAAGAATTTTATACACCAACTGTACTGGTGATCGGTTCGGAAGGTGAAGGTTTGAGCCTTTTAACTCAAAGATGCTGTGATTTTTTGGTGTCTGTTCCCTTGCAGGGTAAGACTCCTAGTTTGAATGCTTCGGTGGCGGCGGGAATGGCTCTTTATGAAATTTTCCGTCGGCGGTGGTCAAATACGTTACACCTAAAAAGTTTGAAGAAGGATAGTTCCGTGCAAAAAGAAGGTTAA
- a CDS encoding family 10 glycosylhydrolase, with protein MEIRGVWLPNTDSLVLTSQQRITEAMEFLAEMGFNVVFPVVWSKGYTVYPSQVMGKLFGVEIDPRYQGRDPLGEVIEAAKRVEIAVIPWFEYGFASSYNQNGGHLLAKKPDWAACDRKGNLLKKNNFEWLNAFHPEVQDFLLNLILEVVTNYDVTGIQGDDRLPALPSEGGYDFYTVSCYRKQFKCSPPYNHKNEKWLQWRSDLLTDFLARIYCQVKAIDPNLLISIAPSIYDWGFKEYLQDAKTWVDKGLVDLIHPQLYRRDFHSYKSLVDRLVNWQLNTEQLSLLAPGILLNLGSSYRIDPNYLLSAIAYNRHCGITGEIFFFYEGLRKDNHALAKILRNGPYAKFANS; from the coding sequence ATGGAAATACGCGGTGTTTGGTTGCCCAATACAGATAGCTTAGTGCTGACTTCTCAACAACGAATTACCGAAGCAATGGAGTTTTTGGCAGAAATGGGATTTAATGTAGTGTTTCCGGTTGTTTGGAGTAAGGGATATACGGTTTATCCCAGCCAAGTGATGGGAAAGTTGTTCGGAGTTGAAATTGACCCCCGTTATCAAGGGCGCGATCCTTTAGGGGAAGTAATAGAAGCGGCAAAACGGGTAGAAATTGCGGTGATTCCTTGGTTTGAATATGGTTTTGCTAGTTCTTACAATCAGAATGGTGGGCATTTATTAGCGAAAAAGCCTGATTGGGCGGCTTGCGATCGCAAAGGTAATTTGCTGAAGAAAAATAATTTTGAATGGCTGAATGCTTTTCATCCAGAAGTACAAGATTTTTTGTTAAATTTGATTTTGGAAGTAGTGACAAATTACGATGTTACTGGTATTCAAGGCGATGATAGATTACCTGCCCTGCCATCAGAAGGTGGTTATGATTTTTATACAGTCAGTTGCTATCGAAAGCAGTTTAAATGCAGCCCGCCATATAATCATAAAAATGAAAAATGGTTGCAGTGGCGTAGCGATTTGCTAACTGATTTTTTGGCACGTATTTACTGTCAAGTGAAAGCGATCGATCCTAATTTATTGATATCGATAGCACCCAGTATCTATGATTGGGGTTTTAAAGAATATCTCCAAGATGCGAAAACTTGGGTTGATAAAGGATTAGTCGATCTAATTCATCCCCAGTTATATAGGCGCGATTTTCATAGTTATAAATCTTTAGTCGATCGCCTAGTTAATTGGCAATTAAACACTGAACAATTATCTCTTTTAGCACCTGGTATTTTGTTGAATTTAGGTTCATCTTATCGAATCGACCCTAACTATTTGTTAAGTGCGATCGCATACAATCGTCATTGTGGCATTACAGGAGAAATTTTCTTTTTTTATGAAGGTTTACGAAAGGATAATCATGCTTTAGCCAAAATTTTACGTAATGGGCCATATGCTAAATTCGCTAATTCATAA
- the carA gene encoding glutamine-hydrolyzing carbamoyl-phosphate synthase small subunit — protein MPLFDAQPALLVLVDGTVYRGWSFGAPGTTIGEVVFNTGMTGYQEVLTDPSYCGQIVAFTYPELGNTGVNPEDEESERPQIKGVIARNITTRPSNWRSTQSLPDYLKQHNIPGIYGIDTRALTRKIRQFGAMNGGISTEILDPVALLAKVQAAPSMAGLNLVKEVTTRKVYEWSEPTESVWEFNPAVESSNGETFTVVALDFGVKRNILRRLASYGCRVIVVPADTPPEEIMKHNPDGIFLSNGPGDPAAVTEGIETTKALLKSEKPVFGICMGHQILGLSLGANTFKLKFGHRGLNQPAGLQQRVEITSQNHSFAIDPETIQDAQVEISHLNLNDRTVAGLRHKSLPLFSVQYHPEASPGPHDADYLFEKFVQTMREARQG, from the coding sequence ATGCCTCTTTTTGATGCTCAACCAGCTTTGCTCGTGCTGGTAGATGGCACTGTTTATCGCGGTTGGTCATTTGGTGCCCCTGGAACTACCATCGGGGAAGTGGTATTTAACACCGGAATGACCGGATACCAAGAAGTATTAACCGACCCCAGTTATTGCGGTCAAATCGTCGCCTTTACTTATCCAGAACTAGGTAATACTGGTGTCAATCCAGAGGACGAAGAATCGGAACGACCCCAGATCAAAGGTGTGATCGCTCGCAATATTACCACCCGACCGAGTAACTGGCGATCTACCCAGTCTTTACCTGATTACCTCAAACAACATAATATTCCGGGTATTTATGGCATCGATACCCGTGCGCTGACCCGGAAAATTCGCCAGTTTGGGGCAATGAACGGCGGCATTTCCACGGAAATCCTCGATCCGGTAGCATTATTGGCCAAAGTGCAAGCAGCACCCAGCATGGCCGGGTTAAATTTAGTGAAGGAAGTTACAACTCGTAAAGTTTACGAGTGGTCGGAACCTACCGAATCAGTTTGGGAGTTTAACCCAGCGGTGGAATCTAGCAATGGAGAAACATTCACGGTAGTAGCCCTTGACTTCGGAGTGAAACGGAATATCCTCAGACGGTTGGCCAGTTACGGTTGCCGAGTGATCGTCGTTCCCGCCGATACGCCGCCGGAGGAAATTATGAAGCATAACCCCGATGGGATTTTTCTCTCTAATGGCCCGGGCGACCCGGCGGCAGTGACGGAAGGGATCGAAACTACTAAAGCGCTACTGAAAAGCGAAAAACCGGTGTTCGGTATTTGTATGGGACACCAAATTCTCGGTTTGTCGTTGGGTGCGAATACCTTTAAGCTGAAATTCGGTCACCGAGGTTTAAATCAGCCTGCTGGTTTACAGCAAAGGGTGGAAATCACCAGCCAAAATCATAGTTTTGCGATCGATCCCGAAACCATCCAAGATGCTCAAGTCGAAATTTCTCACTTGAATTTAAACGATCGCACCGTCGCTGGTTTACGCCACAAATCCCTACCTTTATTCTCAGTACAATATCACCCAGAAGCTAGCCCTGGCCCCCATGACGCCGACTACCTGTTCGAGAAATTCGTCCAAACCATGCGGGAAGCACGCCAGGGGTGA
- a CDS encoding STAS domain-containing protein yields MTVSLRGTRDVKEKYQLFRLTGLLDAFSEPTFRKVIGKCIDDGPKNIVLDLSQIDFVDSSGLGALVQLAKQAKGAEGSLQIVTNPRVTQTVKLVRLEQFLSLQTSVDTALGNIK; encoded by the coding sequence TTGACTGTTAGCCTGAGAGGTACGCGAGATGTCAAGGAAAAATACCAATTATTTCGCCTTACCGGGTTATTAGATGCCTTTTCAGAGCCAACTTTTCGGAAAGTAATCGGCAAGTGTATTGATGATGGGCCAAAAAATATTGTTTTGGATCTTTCTCAAATAGATTTTGTCGATAGTTCTGGTTTAGGCGCTTTAGTGCAACTAGCCAAACAAGCGAAAGGTGCGGAAGGTTCTTTGCAAATTGTTACGAATCCCCGCGTTACTCAGACTGTGAAGCTAGTACGCTTAGAACAGTTTTTATCATTGCAAACTTCAGTGGATACTGCACTAGGTAATATCAAGTAG
- a CDS encoding retropepsin-like aspartic protease: MYRTYPIPTLTILLSGILVIAAVGCSNDRSTSSLSSNAQPSITASPSTPIANTSISESKSPLVNQTKENSSVSSQSDLNNYQQALVKAASAISITESARSSEDWQIVIGKWEQAIDLLKAIPASSTNYSNAKAKLAEYQRQLDYARQQANPNSGRAFSPAKCLNKSDKSSSVASGKVFRVPIKRRVAGTVVVDVTFFNSGLQQTYEMILDTGASGTVITPPMASALRTKPIGSVRADTASGQGVTFAIACIDSIQAGGAVHKNIPVAIGSALNVGLLGQNFFGDYDITIKSNVVEFQHR, encoded by the coding sequence ATGTATAGAACTTATCCCATCCCTACACTAACAATATTACTATCAGGAATTTTAGTAATTGCAGCAGTTGGCTGTAGCAACGATCGTTCAACTAGCAGCCTTAGTAGTAATGCTCAACCAAGCATAACCGCTTCTCCTTCTACTCCGATTGCCAATACTTCTATCTCGGAATCGAAATCACCGCTAGTTAATCAAACGAAAGAAAACTCTTCTGTTTCCTCTCAATCCGATCTCAATAATTACCAGCAAGCACTTGTAAAAGCTGCCAGTGCCATTAGCATTACCGAATCTGCTCGCTCTTCAGAAGACTGGCAAATAGTAATCGGTAAATGGGAACAAGCAATTGATTTACTCAAAGCAATACCAGCTTCCAGCACCAACTATTCTAATGCCAAAGCTAAACTAGCTGAATATCAGCGCCAACTTGACTATGCGCGACAACAAGCAAATCCCAATTCTGGGCGGGCATTTTCGCCAGCAAAATGTTTAAATAAGTCGGATAAAAGCTCTTCAGTTGCTTCTGGTAAAGTTTTTAGGGTTCCGATCAAACGTCGAGTTGCGGGTACTGTGGTGGTTGACGTGACGTTTTTTAATTCGGGTTTGCAACAAACTTATGAGATGATTTTGGATACGGGAGCTAGCGGTACCGTGATTACTCCCCCAATGGCATCTGCTTTACGCACGAAACCGATCGGTTCGGTAAGAGCAGATACCGCTAGCGGTCAGGGGGTAACGTTTGCGATCGCTTGCATCGATTCCATCCAAGCAGGCGGTGCAGTACATAAAAATATACCAGTCGCGATCGGCTCTGCCCTAAACGTGGGATTGCTAGGGCAGAACTTTTTCGGCGACTACGATATAACGATTAAAAGCAATGTGGTGGAATTTCAACATCGCTAA
- a CDS encoding alpha/beta hydrolase, producing the protein MVDRIFSPINLNFSIQGKGFPVLCLHGHPGSGNSMSVFTQHFSQRFQTIAPDLRGYGKSQTNRDFAMTDHLHDLEALLDRLKIDRCLVLGWSLGGILAMELALKCPQRVSGLILIATAARPRGSHPPITWQDNLYTGLAAIINQLQPGSPWNIENFGKRSLFRYLIQQHTPSAYCYIATEAIAAYLRTSNPAIRALNAALRASYNRLTDLSQIECPALVLAGEADRHITCESSLETARHLNNCEWHCYPNTAHLFPWEIPQQVLADIDRWLENHPEAIDNLKTA; encoded by the coding sequence ATGGTCGATCGCATTTTTTCACCGATTAATCTCAACTTCTCCATCCAAGGAAAAGGTTTCCCCGTCCTTTGCTTGCACGGACATCCAGGATCGGGCAATAGTATGTCCGTTTTCACTCAACATTTTTCCCAACGCTTCCAAACCATCGCCCCCGACTTGCGGGGATATGGCAAAAGTCAAACTAACCGCGATTTTGCCATGACAGATCATTTACACGATTTAGAAGCACTACTCGATCGCTTAAAGATCGATCGCTGTTTAGTACTGGGATGGTCGCTGGGTGGAATCTTAGCAATGGAATTAGCCCTCAAATGCCCGCAGCGAGTCAGCGGTTTAATCTTAATTGCTACCGCCGCCCGACCTCGCGGCAGCCATCCCCCCATCACTTGGCAAGATAATTTATACACCGGATTAGCTGCCATTATTAACCAACTGCAACCGGGTTCGCCTTGGAATATCGAGAATTTCGGCAAACGATCGCTCTTTCGTTACCTAATCCAGCAACATACTCCAAGTGCTTATTGCTACATCGCTACCGAAGCGATCGCCGCCTATTTGCGGACATCAAACCCAGCCATTCGCGCCCTCAACGCAGCATTGAGAGCTAGTTATAACCGATTAACAGACCTCTCCCAAATCGAATGCCCCGCTTTAGTTTTAGCAGGAGAAGCCGATCGCCACATCACCTGCGAGTCTAGTTTAGAAACAGCCCGTCACCTGAACAACTGCGAGTGGCACTGCTACCCTAACACTGCCCATCTTTTCCCTTGGGAAATTCCCCAACAGGTGTTAGCAGATATCGATCGCTGGCTGGAAAATCATCCAGAAGCGATCGATAATCTCAAAACTGCCTAA